Below is a genomic region from Pseudomonas berkeleyensis.
GATCACCGCGACCGGGTGCAGGCCGATGCGATCACCCACCAACATGGGCGTCAGCACCATGCCTTCGAGCAGTTGGCCGATCATGAACACCACGCCGATACCGATCAGCGGATATGGGTCGAGGCCGAACTGGAACAGCGCAGCAGTCAGCGCCGCACCGATACCGACGATGAAGCCCATGTAGGGCACGATGCTCGCCAGGCCAGCCAGCACGCCGATCAGCAGCCCCAGCTCCAGGCCCACCAGCATCAGCCCAGTGGCGTAGATGATGCTGAGCGCCAGCATTACCAGCAATTGGCCACGCAGGAAGGCACCGAGCACCTCGTGGCATTCGCCGGTCAGCTTGACGATCAATCCTTCACGCTGACGCGGCAGCAGACGCCGCACGCGCTCGACCAGCACGTCCCAGTCGCGCATCAGGTAAAAGCTCACCACCGGAATCAGCAGCAGATTGCCCAACCAGGCGAGCAACGCCAGCCCCGAAGACGTGGCCTGGGCCAGCACGGCCTTGAGCACGTCAGTAGTCTTGCCAATGTTGTCGGTAAAGACCTGCTTGAGCTGATCGACCTGCAACAAGTCATCCTGCAAACCCAGATGCGATTGCGACCAGGGCAAGGCCGTGCCCTGCAGCCAGTCGAGCATTTCTGGCGCCAACTGATACAGGCGCACCAATTGCCGCCCCAGCATGGGCACCAGCACCAGCAGCAGAATCAACAGCACCAGGGCGAACAGGGTGAACACCACGACCACGCCGCCGGTGCGCGACAGGCGATGGCGCTCCAGGCGGTCGACCAGTGGATCACCGAGATAGGCCAGCAGGATGCCGATCAGGAAGGGGGACAGAATCGGATGCAACAAGTACAACAGCCAGCCGAGCAGAAACAGCCCAGCCATCCATAGCCAACGGGTGGAATCGGTCATGCTCGCGTCCTCGATGCGAAACGGCGCCAGGAAGGCGCCGCGTAACGGGGCTGTGTTGGCCCTGCAGAAATTCTACCAGCGGAAGCGCATCTCATCGCTGCGCGGTTTCACCTGTGGTGCCTGCTCACCGGCGCTCTCTGGATTGTCTACCGGCTCGCTGGCATCCAACGGTTCGGTGACTTCCTGCAACTGCCCCAGCGCCAATTGCGCGCGCAGTTGCTCCGGGCTGGCACTGACCTGATAAACAAGACGCTGGCCATCGATCTCCTGCAAACGTGCGGCGAACGGCTCGAGCAGGCGCTCCAGAGCGGCGAAACGGCCCAGATCAGCGCCCTCGATCACCAACGTCAGGCTCTGCGCTGCGCCGGGCTTGACCAGAAAGCGCGGGGCCAGACGCTCAGCCACCGCCAGCATCACCGCATCGGCCAGCGCTGCCTGATCAGCCGCTTCAGCCTTGCCTTGCTCACGTTCGTCACCCAGCCACAAACGCCAGGTCGCCTGCCAGCTGCCGCCACTCTCGGTCGCCTGCACTGCCAACAAGGCATCGGCGCCGTAGCGTTCGGAAGCTTCGCGCAGCGCTTGCGGGTCATTGGCCATCAATGCATCGCCCGTGGCGACCAGTTGCTCGCTCAAATCGGCCAGCGGCAGGCGCAAGGGCAAACCGCGATGCTGAGCGGCGTCACGCAGCCCTGCCGCTGCGCTCTGGCTTTCGCCGATCAGTTGGCTGCCTTCTGGAGATTCATTGAGCCACCAGGTAAGGATGGCCGGACGATTGGCGCCCCAGAGGGCCAGACCGGCCTGGCGCAACTGACGATCGGTACTGGCCGGGTCGAACTCGACGACCAGCGCATCGCCTTCGAAACCATACTGACTGACGATCTGCTGCGGATCCTTGCGCAGCCCCTCCAGCCCGGCACTCTGCAACGCCTTGGCATCCCCGGTGAGACGCTGCACCAGCGTCTGCAAGGCTTTCTGCATGGCGGCATCACGGCTTTCCGGCTGCTGATCTGCAACGGCCTCGCGTACCTGATACAAACCAGCGACCGGCGCAGCCAGGGCCGGCAGGCTCAGCAGCGACAGACAGAAAAACATCAGGCGGACAGACAGGCGCATGGCGGGCTCTCGCAAAGGGATAGTGGCACGGCAGCCGTGCGCAAAGGCCTATACCTTAAACAGCCGCTCAAGCCCCGGCAACCAGAGCCAGTGCCTGCGACGAAGCGCACGCGTGCGAGTGGCCGCTACCGGGCAAGCCTGATAAAATCGCGCGCCTTCGCCAGCCGGTACGCGCGCCGGGCTCCTTGGATGAGCCTGCGCCACGTCGGCGCCTACACGAACTCCCCATTCAAAGGCCCGGATCTATGAGCAAGCAACCCTCCATCAGCTACAAGGACGCAGGCGTCGACATCGATGCCGGTGAGGCCCTGGTCGAACGCATCAAAGGCGTCGCCAAGCGCACTGCCCGTCCGGAAGTCATGGGTGGCCTGGGTGGCTTCGGCGCCCTGTGCGAAATTCCGGCCGGCTACAAACAGCCGGTTCTGGTGTCCGGCACCGACGGCGTCGGCACCAAGCTGCGCCTGGCGCTGAACCTGAACAAGCACGACAGCATCGGCCAGGATCTGGTCGCAATGTGCGTCAACGACCTGGTGGTCTGCGGCGCCGAGCCGCTGTTCTTCCTCGATTACTACGCCACCGGCAAGCTCAACGTCGACGTGGCCGCCACCGTGGTCACCGGCATTGGCGCCGGCTGCGAACTGGCCGGCTGCTCCCTGGTCGGCGGTGAAACGGCCGAGATGCCGGGCATGTACGAAGGCGAAGACTACGACCTGGCCGGCTTCTGCGTCGGTGTGGTGGAAAAGGCCGAGATCATCGACGGCTCCAAGGTCGTCACCGGCGACGCGCTGATCGCCCTGCCCTCCTCCGGCCCGCACTCCAACGGCTATTCGCTGATCCGCAAGATCATCGAAGTCTCCGGCGCCGACATCGAGCAGGTACAACTCGGCGACAAAGCCCTGGCTGACCTGCTGATGGCGCCAACCCGCATCTACGTCAAGCCGCTGCTCAAACTGATCAAGGACACCGGCGCGGTCAAAGCCATGGCCCACATCACTGGCGGCGGCCTGCTGGACAACATCCCACGCGTCCTGCCCAAAGGCGCCCAGGCCGTCATCGACGTGGCCAGCTGGACGCGCCCGGCCGTGTTCGACTGGCTGCAGCAACAAGGCAACGTCGACGAGCACGAGATGCACCGCGTGCTGAACTGCGGCGTCGGCATGGTCATCTGCGTGGCTCAGGATCAGGTCGAAACCGCCCTTGCCAGCCTGCGTGCCAGTGGCGAAGCCCCGTGGGTCATCGGCCAGATCACCGAAGCGGTAGAAGGCGCGGCCCAGGTTCAGTTGAACAACCTGAAAGCCCACTGATGCCCTGTAATGTCGTCGTCCTGATCTCCGGATCAGGCAGTAATCTGCAGGCGCTGATCGACAGCATCGGCCACGACGGCAACCCGGCCCGCATCGCTGCGGTGGTCTGCAACCGCGCCGATGCCTTTGGCCTGGAGCGTGCGAAACAGGCTGGGATCGCCACCGAACTGCTTGATCACAAGCAGTTCGACGGCAGAGAGGCATTCGACGCCGCCCTGATCCAGGCAATCGACGCCCACCAGCCTGATCTGGTGGTGCTCGCCGGCTTCATGCGCATCCTCACGCCGGGCTTCGTCCAGCATTACAACGGCCGCCTGCTGAATATCCATCCTTCGCTGCTACCCAAGCACAAAGGCTTGCACACTCATCAGCGGGCTCTCGAGGCCGGCGACGCCGAGCACGGCTGTAGCGTGCACTTCGTTACCGAGGAACTCGATGGTGGCCCTCTGGTCGTACAAGCTGTACTGCCGGTTAAGGCAGACGACACGGCCGAAAGCCTGGCCCGCCGCGTACACCAGCAGGAACACCGCATCTATCCGCTGGCCGTACGCTGGTTTGCCGAAGGCCGCTTGCGTCTTGGCGCTCAAGGCGCAATGCTGGATGGCATGCCGCTGCCTGCCAGCGGCCACCCGATTCGAACCTAGGAGACTCTATGCGTCGTGCCCTGCTGCTCGCCCTGACTCTGTTCAGCCTGCCCGCCCTTGCCGATGAACTGCAGCCCTTCTCTGCCAGCTACACCGCTGACTGGAAGCAGTTGCCGGTCAGCGGTAGCGCCGAGCGCAGCCTCAAGCGCGAGGACGACGGTCGCTGGACGCTCAACTTCGAAGCCTCGATGCTGGTCGCCGGCCTCACCGAAGAAAGCACCTTCCGCGTCGACAACGGTGCCCTGCTGCCGCTGACCTACCGCCTCAACCGCAGTGGTCTGGGCAAAGGCAAGAAGGTCGAGCAGGACTTCGACTGGGAACAGAAGCAGGTGATCGGTACGGATCGTGGTGACGCCGTGCGCCTCCCGCTCAACCGCGGCCTGCTGGACAAGTCGACCTACCAGATCGCCCTGCAGCAGGACGTCGCTGCCGGCAAGAAGAGCGTCAGCTACCAGGTGGTCGACGGTGACGAGATCGAAACCTATGACTTCCGCGTACTGGGCGAGGAAGTGGTACGCACCAAGGCTGGCCTGATCGACGCAATCAAGGTCGAGCGCGTACGCGACCCCACACAAAGCACCCGCAAGACCGTGCTGTGGTTCGCCAAGGATTGGGGCCACCTGCTGGTTCGCCTGCATCAGGTGGAAACCGACGGCAAGGAATACCAGATCATGCTCAAGGAGGGCACGGTCGACGGCAAGGCGGTGGAAGGTCGTCGCGACTGATCCGCAAGCAAACGAAAAAACCGGGCCAACGCCCGGTTTTTTATTGCCCGCCGCAAACGCTGACAGACAGCCTCTCAGTTACGTAGGGTGCGCCATGCGCACCAGAGGATAGCCTCTGGTACTTCGGTGCGCACAGCCTGGGCGGCCCCGCGACACCCTACGAAGACCACCATCCATGGCAGGTATTACGCTTTATCAATTTCATTCGCCGTAGACGCTGACAGGCGGCGTCCCATGGCTTCTCAGTCCTGGCTGACCGCACCGATCTTGTGAATCGACAGGTCAGCGCCGTTGTACTCCTCCTCCTGGCTCAGACGAATGCCCAACGAGGCCTTGAGCAGGCCATACACCAGGAAACCACCCAGCAACGCCACCACCACACCCAGCACGGTACCGATCAGCTGGCTGGCCAGGCTCACGCCGCCCAGACCACCAAGAGCCTGCATCCCGAAGATACCGCAGGCGATGCCACCCCAAATGCCGCACAAGCCGTGCAATGGCCAGACACCCAGCACATCGTCGATCTTCCACTTCACCTGCGTGGCGGTGAATGCCCAGACGAACAGCGCACCGGCCACGACGCCGGTCACCAGCGCGCCAATCGGATGCATCAGATCGGAGCCAGCGCAGATCGCCACCAGGCCGGCCAGCGGGCCGTTGTGCAGAAAGCCCGGGTCATTACGCCCCACCAGCAACGCTGCGACGGTACCGCCGACCATGGCCATCAACGAATTGACCGCTACCAGGCCGCTGACACCTTCGAGCGTCTGCGCGCTCATCACATTGAAGCCGAACCAACCGATGATCAGGATCCACGAGCCCAGCGCTAGAAACGGAATGTTCGACGGCGCCATGGCAACCAGTTTGCCGTCACGATAACGACCATTGCGACGACCGAGCAGCAACACGGCACCGAACGCCAGCCAGCCGCCCATGGCATGTACCACCACGGAACCGGCGAAATCATGGAAGCCGGCGCCGAAACGCGCCTCGAGCCAGGCCTGCAAGCCGTAGTTGCCGTTCCAGATCATGCCTTCGAAGAAGGGATAGACGAACGCCACGATCAACGCCGTGGCGCACAACTGCGGGCCGAACTTGGCGCGCTCGGCGATGCCACCAGAGATGATCGCCGGAATCGCTGCGGCAAAGGTCAGCAGGAAGAAGAACTTCACCAGCCCATAACCGTGGTTCTCGGTAAGCACTGCAGCCGGTTCAAGGAAGTTGATGCCGTAGGCGATCCAGTAGCCGATGAAGAAATAGGCCAGGGCCGAGATGGCAAAGTCGGAAAGAATCTTCGACAAGGCGTTGACCTGGTTCTTCTGCCGCACCGTGCCAACCTCGAGAAAGGCGAAGCCCGCGTGCATGGCCAGCACCATGATCGCACCCAGCAGGATGAACAGGGTATTGGAGCCGTGGATCAGAGTGGCCACGGCACTGTTGATGTTTTCCATCTAGGAAGGAAACTCCGGCAGTGAAGAAAAAGCACCAAACGAAGGCATATCGAAGATTTTCTGCACCGCAATGCAGCAAGATCTTGAGGGGCGCCCTCGAACGCACCGGCAGGAAGCTCCAGAATGGCGCATCCAGAAACCGGAAATCTGGTATTTATTTCTTATAAATTAATGGGTTATTCGTCGCTCATGCCATCCTGGGCTTATCTCGAAAGGCACCACCACAGAGCACCGGACGAGTTTTACGCACCAGCAAAATGCAAGCGCTGTACCAAACGCCAACCCACTCACTTTCAGACTATTCTTGTGGAACCCTGGCGCTCCAGCGCACTCGTAAGGCATACATACTCAACGCAGAGGATTGCTCACCATGCCACGTAAAGCCGCTACTCCAAGCACCAAGGACGCCCTGCTGGACGAGTTCCAGGCTCTGGTCAGCGACACCGAGAAGCTCCTCCAGCACTCTGCCAGCCTCGCCGGCGAACAGGCCGAAGCACTGCGCGACGATATCCGCAGCAGCCTGGGCCGCGCCCGTGAAACCCTGCACAACGCCGAAGCCGGCCTACGCGAACAGGGCAAGATGGCCGTCGACGCCACTGAGGATTACGTACACAAACACCCGTGGCAGGCGCTGGGCCTTTCGGCCGCCGTCGGCCTGGTACTCGGCCTGCTGATCAGCCGACGTTGACAGCTCCCATGTCCAACGGGCCATCGCCACGGCGCCTGGGGGCAGCCCTGCTGGGCTTGCTCCAGGGCCATGTGGCGCTGCTGGCCCACGAACTCGAAGACCAGCGCAACCAGGCATTGCGAGCCCTGCTTCTGGGCGGGCTGTGCCTGGCTTTCGCCCTGCTCCTGCTGATCGGCCTGTCCGCCCTGTTGTTGATCGTCTACTGGGAAACCCATCGCCTGGCGGTGGCCACAGGCCTGTGCCTGTTCTATGGCTTCGGCCTGCTGGGTTGTGGCACCTGGTTACTCCTCAGCCTGCGCAACGCGGCGGCCCCTTTCAGCGCCAGCCTCGAAGAACTGCAACGCGACCGCGAGCAACTGCTGCCATGACGACTCCCACCCTGCCCCCAGGCGCCTCACGCCGCGAATTGCGCAAGGCCGTGCTGCGCATGCGCCTGGAAATGCACCGCCAGGAGCTTCGCCACGAAGTGCTGCAGATCACCCAGCCACTCAAGCAGGTGCGTGACTACGGCCAACGCCTGCGCCAGGGCAATGCACCATTTCTGCTCACGGGAGGCGCCCTGGCTTTGGCTGGATTGCTCGGCGGCAAGCGCGGCTGGCGGCGCTGGCTGCGCCTGGCGCTGATCATCGCGCCACTCCTCCGGCGCCGGCAAAGCGGCATCGACTGAACCCGACATTGGTCTAGACCTGGGCTGGCCGCAATCTTGCTAGATTGAGCTATCAAACCGCCACGTTGGCGGATCAACCGCTCGCTGCTAAGGATTCCAGGTGCTCGACGGACTGCCGTTTGCCGTCTTCCAACCCTTCATCGACACCGCGACCGGTCGTATCGCGGGTGTCGAGGCGCTGGCTCGACTGCGCGATGCCAATGGCCAGGCTCACTCGGCCGGGCCGCTTTTCGCCGACCCGAAAACCCCGCCCGCCGCGCTGCGCCGCCTCGACCGTCAGGTGCGCGAGGATGCACTGAGCCGCTTCCACCAGGCACCGAGCGACTGGTTCCTCAGCCTCAACATCTCGCCACGCTGGATCAGTCGCCTGCGCCCGGCACAACCGCTACCCAGCCTGATCCAGCTACAACGCAGCGGCATCGACCCGACACGCATCGTTTTCGAAATCACCGAACTCGGCGGCGCCAGCCAGCGTCTGCCCGACGTGGTGTCGCGCTACCGCGAAGCCGGCGCACGCATCGCCATCGACGATTTCGGCGCCGGCTACTCGCAGCTCGACCGCGTGCTGGCCCTGCAGCCGGACATTCTCAAACTCGACATGCGCCTCTTTCAGGAGGCCGCACGCGGCGGGCCGAGCGGTGAAGTGGTCAAGGCGCTGGCGCAAATGGCGGAAAAGACCGGCTGCTGGATCATCGCCGAGGGCGTGGAAACCGAAGCCGAGCTGAACTTCGCCCTGGAGTGCGGCGCTCGCTACGTGCAGGGTTTCCTGTTCGCCAGGCCGGAAGAAGCACTGTTCGCCAGCGATGCCTTCGTCGGACGTTTCGCCCGCCTGCGTGACAGTTACGTGCAGCAGAAACTCGCCGAGCGCGCGCGCCTGGTCAGCCTGCGTCAGCAACTGGCGGAACTGATGAGCGAACTGAGGCTATGGGCCGAAAGTGGCGCACCGGCAACCAGCCTGAAAGCTCCGGACAACTACCCCTGGTTGCTGCGCATCTATCAATGCGACCGCCATGGCACCCAGCTCACGCCGAACCTGGAATGGCGCAAGCAGAGCTGGCAGGCCGACGACCGCTACCTCGGGCACAACTGGTCATGGCGCCCCTACTTCTATCAATTGCTTGCAGAAGGTTGGGAAGAACGCCGCCTGACGCTGTCCACCACCTACC
It encodes:
- a CDS encoding AI-2E family transporter translates to MTDSTRWLWMAGLFLLGWLLYLLHPILSPFLIGILLAYLGDPLVDRLERHRLSRTGGVVVVFTLFALVLLILLLVLVPMLGRQLVRLYQLAPEMLDWLQGTALPWSQSHLGLQDDLLQVDQLKQVFTDNIGKTTDVLKAVLAQATSSGLALLAWLGNLLLIPVVSFYLMRDWDVLVERVRRLLPRQREGLIVKLTGECHEVLGAFLRGQLLVMLALSIIYATGLMLVGLELGLLIGVLAGLASIVPYMGFIVGIGAALTAALFQFGLDPYPLIGIGVVFMIGQLLEGMVLTPMLVGDRIGLHPVAVIFAILAGGQLFGFTGVLLALPVAAVIMVLLRHAHDLYKLSGLYGESNSGSDEPPSPA
- a CDS encoding DUF2066 domain-containing protein, whose product is MRLSVRLMFFCLSLLSLPALAAPVAGLYQVREAVADQQPESRDAAMQKALQTLVQRLTGDAKALQSAGLEGLRKDPQQIVSQYGFEGDALVVEFDPASTDRQLRQAGLALWGANRPAILTWWLNESPEGSQLIGESQSAAAGLRDAAQHRGLPLRLPLADLSEQLVATGDALMANDPQALREASERYGADALLAVQATESGGSWQATWRLWLGDEREQGKAEAADQAALADAVMLAVAERLAPRFLVKPGAAQSLTLVIEGADLGRFAALERLLEPFAARLQEIDGQRLVYQVSASPEQLRAQLALGQLQEVTEPLDASEPVDNPESAGEQAPQVKPRSDEMRFRW
- the purM gene encoding phosphoribosylformylglycinamidine cyclo-ligase, with amino-acid sequence MSKQPSISYKDAGVDIDAGEALVERIKGVAKRTARPEVMGGLGGFGALCEIPAGYKQPVLVSGTDGVGTKLRLALNLNKHDSIGQDLVAMCVNDLVVCGAEPLFFLDYYATGKLNVDVAATVVTGIGAGCELAGCSLVGGETAEMPGMYEGEDYDLAGFCVGVVEKAEIIDGSKVVTGDALIALPSSGPHSNGYSLIRKIIEVSGADIEQVQLGDKALADLLMAPTRIYVKPLLKLIKDTGAVKAMAHITGGGLLDNIPRVLPKGAQAVIDVASWTRPAVFDWLQQQGNVDEHEMHRVLNCGVGMVICVAQDQVETALASLRASGEAPWVIGQITEAVEGAAQVQLNNLKAH
- the purN gene encoding phosphoribosylglycinamide formyltransferase produces the protein MPCNVVVLISGSGSNLQALIDSIGHDGNPARIAAVVCNRADAFGLERAKQAGIATELLDHKQFDGREAFDAALIQAIDAHQPDLVVLAGFMRILTPGFVQHYNGRLLNIHPSLLPKHKGLHTHQRALEAGDAEHGCSVHFVTEELDGGPLVVQAVLPVKADDTAESLARRVHQQEHRIYPLAVRWFAEGRLRLGAQGAMLDGMPLPASGHPIRT
- a CDS encoding DUF3108 domain-containing protein, encoding MRRALLLALTLFSLPALADELQPFSASYTADWKQLPVSGSAERSLKREDDGRWTLNFEASMLVAGLTEESTFRVDNGALLPLTYRLNRSGLGKGKKVEQDFDWEQKQVIGTDRGDAVRLPLNRGLLDKSTYQIALQQDVAAGKKSVSYQVVDGDEIETYDFRVLGEEVVRTKAGLIDAIKVERVRDPTQSTRKTVLWFAKDWGHLLVRLHQVETDGKEYQIMLKEGTVDGKAVEGRRD
- a CDS encoding ammonium transporter, encoding MENINSAVATLIHGSNTLFILLGAIMVLAMHAGFAFLEVGTVRQKNQVNALSKILSDFAISALAYFFIGYWIAYGINFLEPAAVLTENHGYGLVKFFFLLTFAAAIPAIISGGIAERAKFGPQLCATALIVAFVYPFFEGMIWNGNYGLQAWLEARFGAGFHDFAGSVVVHAMGGWLAFGAVLLLGRRNGRYRDGKLVAMAPSNIPFLALGSWILIIGWFGFNVMSAQTLEGVSGLVAVNSLMAMVGGTVAALLVGRNDPGFLHNGPLAGLVAICAGSDLMHPIGALVTGVVAGALFVWAFTATQVKWKIDDVLGVWPLHGLCGIWGGIACGIFGMQALGGLGGVSLASQLIGTVLGVVVALLGGFLVYGLLKASLGIRLSQEEEYNGADLSIHKIGAVSQD
- a CDS encoding DUF883 family protein: MPRKAATPSTKDALLDEFQALVSDTEKLLQHSASLAGEQAEALRDDIRSSLGRARETLHNAEAGLREQGKMAVDATEDYVHKHPWQALGLSAAVGLVLGLLISRR
- a CDS encoding phage holin family protein, producing MSNGPSPRRLGAALLGLLQGHVALLAHELEDQRNQALRALLLGGLCLAFALLLLIGLSALLLIVYWETHRLAVATGLCLFYGFGLLGCGTWLLLSLRNAAAPFSASLEELQRDREQLLP
- a CDS encoding EAL domain-containing protein, yielding MLDGLPFAVFQPFIDTATGRIAGVEALARLRDANGQAHSAGPLFADPKTPPAALRRLDRQVREDALSRFHQAPSDWFLSLNISPRWISRLRPAQPLPSLIQLQRSGIDPTRIVFEITELGGASQRLPDVVSRYREAGARIAIDDFGAGYSQLDRVLALQPDILKLDMRLFQEAARGGPSGEVVKALAQMAEKTGCWIIAEGVETEAELNFALECGARYVQGFLFARPEEALFASDAFVGRFARLRDSYVQQKLAERARLVSLRQQLAELMSELRLWAESGAPATSLKAPDNYPWLLRIYQCDRHGTQLTPNLEWRKQSWQADDRYLGHNWSWRPYFYQLLAEGWEERRLTLSTTYRDATSNQYCLTAGQFIDNGRRLLLVDIDAAGL